One window from the genome of Salvelinus fontinalis isolate EN_2023a chromosome 3, ASM2944872v1, whole genome shotgun sequence encodes:
- the LOC129851471 gene encoding zinc finger protein 112-like: MTKLQFLNVFLTERLMLAAQEIYKSVEDTILEYQEEIALRERENDHLRRRLRDAGIEIWPDRQSMALLEEEDGEHPRREWSPSMGHEERIPILVKEKRELRYSQGDEQLRGHGSCSTPESMFTPPRVSNEYPQDPPQSSNLPQNPSVENREREPGPRSSSRHVKSEGSHRGSSSSSSNSGPQPLATVNPNCSNENIDIIGVENGGQMSASKGRAGGSRGQGSHLGNQGANSTAAAECGKSPLQVHVSSFCCRVCGETFSHVGHLHVHVQVHTREKPYRCGVCGKCCSSSGRLQEHARSHTGEKPYRCQSCGKGFTQMAHLKVHMRIHTGEKPYSCPVCGKCFSRSDKIKRHLQTHSREGTYFSGQ, encoded by the exons ATGACTAAATTgcagtttttaaatgtatttttgacCGAGCGGCTTATGCTCGCTGCCCAGGAGATCTATAAATCTGTCGAAGACACGATTTTGGAATACCAAGAGGAGATTGCGCTcagggagagggagaacgacCATCTGAGACGTAGGCTTCGAGACGCTGGGATTGAAATATGGCCAG ACCGTCAGTCCATGGCACtattggaggaggaggatggcgaGCATCCCCGCCGGGAATGGAGCCCCAGTATGGGCCATGAGGAGCGCATCCCCATCCTGGTCAAGGAGAAACGGGAGCTCAGGTACAGCCAGGGGGACGAACAGCTTCGCGGCCACGGCTCCTGCAGCACCCCAGAGTCCATGTTCACCCCTCCCCGCGTCAGCAACGAATACCCCCAGGACCCTCCCCAGTCCTCCAACCTGCCCCAGAACCCATCggtggagaacagagagagggagcctgGTCCCAGAAGCTCATCCAGACACGTCAAATCAGAAGGGTCCCACAGAGGCTCATCGTCGTCTTCATCCAACAGCGGCCCGCAGCCCCTGGCCACGGTCAACCCCAACTGCTCCAACGAGAACATTGACATCATCGGGGTGGAGAACGGAGGGCAGATGTCGGCATCTAAAGGACGAGCCGGCGGGAGCAGAGGTCAGGGCTCCCACTTAGGCAACCAGGGCGCTAATTCCACCGCGGCCGCAGAGTGTGGAAAATCTCCTCTCCAGGTGCATGTGTCGTCGTTCTGCTGCAGGGTGTGCGGGGAGACGTTCAGCCACGTCGGACACCTGCATGTCCACGTCCAGGTGCACACCCGAGAAAAGCCGTATCGCTGCGGGGTGTGTGGAAAGTGCTGCAGCTCCTCCGGCAGGCTCCAGGAGCATGCCAGGagtcacactggagagaagccgtACCGCTGCCAGAGCTGTGGAAAAGGATTTACCCAGATGGCCCATCTGAAGGTCCACATGCgtatccacacaggagagaaaccctacagctgcccCGTGTGTGGCAAGTGTTTCAGCCGCTCTGACAAAATCAAACGTCACCTCCAGACCCACAGCCGCGAGGGCACCTACTTCTCGGGGCAGTGA